From uncultured Roseateles sp., the proteins below share one genomic window:
- a CDS encoding LysR family transcriptional regulator, whose product MTRKASSLEPHALFAGDAARDIALVSDTELRQLRVFCVVVAAGGFSAATAELQVDLSAVSRQFKELELRVGARLAQRGRGGFALTPQGEQLHRSVRHLFGALQTFRGEVAGLSRQAGPLLRLGLVDALLTAPHTAGPLGLPAALAACADALPGLQVQVLTLRPIEIERRLLTQELDAGILAAHAPAAGLEQHRLYAEPNSLFVAPGHPWHGLGDRPLEAAELEQAAFVMDPYSVDLPHPELAGMRHSRTHADSIEGVALLIASGRYAGFLPDHLVQAVAPLAGLRPVQPERFSYAQDIVLTCRQGNGSVAVRQLVQLLLRAQPASSAMQR is encoded by the coding sequence ATGACCAGAAAAGCAAGTTCACTTGAGCCTCATGCGCTGTTTGCCGGCGATGCTGCCCGCGACATCGCCCTGGTCAGCGACACCGAGCTGCGCCAGCTGCGCGTGTTCTGCGTGGTCGTTGCCGCCGGCGGCTTTTCGGCTGCCACGGCTGAGCTGCAGGTGGACCTGTCGGCGGTGAGCCGGCAGTTCAAGGAGCTGGAGCTGCGCGTCGGCGCGCGTCTGGCGCAACGCGGGCGTGGCGGCTTTGCGCTGACGCCGCAAGGCGAGCAGCTGCACCGCAGCGTGCGCCACCTGTTCGGTGCGCTGCAGACCTTTCGCGGCGAGGTGGCGGGGCTGTCGCGCCAGGCCGGTCCGCTGCTGCGCCTGGGCCTTGTTGACGCGCTGCTGACCGCCCCTCACACCGCCGGGCCGCTGGGCCTGCCGGCCGCGCTGGCCGCCTGCGCCGATGCGCTGCCGGGCCTGCAGGTCCAGGTCTTGACTCTGCGCCCGATCGAGATCGAGCGGCGGCTGCTGACCCAGGAGCTGGACGCCGGCATCCTGGCCGCGCACGCCCCGGCCGCCGGGCTGGAGCAGCACCGGCTCTACGCCGAGCCCAACAGCCTGTTCGTGGCGCCCGGCCATCCCTGGCACGGCTTGGGCGACAGGCCGTTGGAGGCCGCCGAGCTGGAGCAGGCGGCCTTCGTGATGGACCCGTACTCGGTCGATCTGCCCCACCCCGAACTGGCCGGCATGCGCCACAGCCGCACCCATGCGGACAGCATCGAGGGTGTGGCCCTGCTGATCGCCAGCGGCCGCTATGCCGGCTTTCTGCCCGACCACCTGGTGCAGGCCGTGGCGCCGCTGGCGGGCCTGCGCCCCGTGCAGCCCGAACGCTTCAGCTACGCGCAGGACATCGTGCTGACCTGCCGCCAGGGCAATGGCAGCGTGGCGGTGCGCCAACTGGTGCAGCTGCTGCTGCGCGCGCAGCCTGCGTCAAGCGCGATGCAGCGCTAG
- the thiC gene encoding phosphomethylpyrimidine synthase ThiC, translating to MNAPDKLNQALSLTREPFPASTKTYAQGSRPDIRVPQRVVALSNGESITLYDTSGPYTDPTADIDVRRGLPDVRSAWVAARGDTEAYAGRAPVPLDDGRDGERLLQELRAQAAALQRTPRRAVAGAKVTQMHYARRGIVTPEMEFVALRENLKREWMDEYGSDAEREQRLRGNPMGALLPRIITPEWVRDEVARGRGIIPANINHTELEPMAIGRNFLVKVNANIGNSAVTSSIEDEVEKLVWAIRWGADNVMDLSTGKNIHTTRDWIVRNSPVPIGTVPIYQALEKVGGVAEDLTWAIYRDTLIEQAEQGVDYFTIHAGLRLPFVPMTAKRRTGIVSRGGSILAKWCIAHHKENFLYTHFEEICEIMAAYDVSFSLGDGLRPGCLADANDEAQFAELRTLGELTQVAWKHDVQTMIEGPGHVPMHMIQANMDEQIKHCHEAPFYTLGPLTIDISPGYDHIASAIGAAMIGWMGTAMLCYVTPKEHLGLPNRDDVKQGLIAYKIAAHAADVAKGHPGARERDDALSKARFEFRWHDQFNLSLDPDTARLFHDETLPKESSKVAHFCSMCGPKFCSMKISQEVRDYSAQLEADAGMQAKSEEFKRAGSEIYIPISKA from the coding sequence ATGAACGCCCCTGACAAGCTGAACCAGGCCCTGAGCCTGACCCGCGAGCCCTTTCCCGCCTCGACCAAGACCTATGCCCAGGGCAGCCGCCCCGACATCCGCGTGCCGCAGCGCGTGGTGGCGCTGAGCAATGGCGAGAGCATCACGCTGTACGACACCTCCGGCCCCTACACCGACCCGACCGCCGACATCGATGTGCGGCGCGGCCTGCCCGATGTGCGCTCGGCCTGGGTGGCGGCGCGGGGCGATACCGAGGCCTATGCCGGCCGCGCGCCGGTGCCGCTGGACGATGGCCGTGACGGTGAACGCCTGCTGCAGGAGCTGCGCGCCCAGGCCGCCGCCCTGCAGCGCACACCGCGCCGCGCGGTGGCCGGTGCCAAGGTGACGCAGATGCACTACGCGCGCCGCGGCATCGTCACGCCCGAGATGGAATTCGTCGCCCTGCGCGAGAACCTCAAGCGCGAGTGGATGGACGAGTACGGCAGCGACGCCGAGCGCGAGCAGCGGCTGCGGGGCAACCCCATGGGCGCCTTGCTGCCGCGGATCATCACGCCCGAATGGGTGCGCGACGAGGTGGCTCGGGGCCGCGGCATCATCCCGGCCAATATCAACCACACTGAGCTGGAGCCCATGGCCATAGGCCGCAACTTCCTGGTCAAGGTGAACGCCAATATCGGCAACTCGGCTGTGACCTCCAGCATCGAAGATGAGGTGGAAAAGCTCGTGTGGGCAATCCGCTGGGGTGCCGACAATGTGATGGACCTGTCCACCGGCAAGAACATCCACACCACCCGCGACTGGATCGTGCGCAACTCGCCGGTGCCCATAGGCACGGTGCCCATCTACCAGGCGCTGGAGAAGGTGGGCGGCGTGGCCGAAGACCTGACCTGGGCCATCTACCGCGACACGCTGATCGAACAGGCCGAGCAGGGCGTGGACTACTTCACCATCCACGCCGGCCTGCGCCTGCCCTTTGTGCCGATGACGGCCAAGCGCCGCACCGGCATCGTGTCGCGTGGCGGCTCCATCCTTGCCAAATGGTGCATCGCCCATCACAAGGAGAACTTCCTCTACACCCACTTCGAGGAGATCTGCGAGATCATGGCCGCCTACGACGTCAGCTTCTCGCTGGGCGACGGCCTGCGGCCTGGCTGCCTGGCCGATGCCAATGACGAGGCTCAGTTCGCCGAGCTGCGCACGCTGGGCGAGCTGACGCAAGTGGCCTGGAAGCACGATGTGCAGACGATGATCGAGGGCCCCGGCCATGTGCCCATGCACATGATCCAGGCCAATATGGACGAGCAGATCAAGCACTGCCACGAGGCGCCGTTCTACACGCTGGGCCCGCTGACCATAGACATCTCGCCCGGCTACGACCACATCGCCAGCGCCATCGGCGCGGCCATGATCGGCTGGATGGGCACGGCCATGCTGTGCTACGTCACGCCCAAGGAGCACCTGGGCCTGCCGAACCGCGACGACGTCAAGCAGGGCCTGATCGCCTACAAGATCGCCGCGCACGCGGCCGACGTGGCCAAGGGCCATCCGGGGGCGCGCGAACGCGACGATGCGCTGTCCAAGGCCCGCTTCGAGTTCCGCTGGCACGACCAGTTCAACCTCAGCCTGGACCCCGACACGGCGCGGCTGTTCCATGACGAGACGCTGCCCAAGGAGTCGTCCAAGGTGGCGCATTTCTGCTCGATGTGCGGCCCCAAGTTCTGCTCGATGAAGATCTCGCAGGAGGTGCGCGACTACTCGGCCCAGCTGGAGGCCGATGCCGGCATGCAGGCCAAGAGCGAGGAGTTCAAGCGGGCGGGTTCGGAGATTTACATCCCGATCAGCAAGGCTTGA
- the thiS gene encoding sulfur carrier protein ThiS yields the protein MNEITVTLNGQTHQLPAESCLAELLQKAGVDAQALATAVNGEFVPRAQRTERRLQAGDTVLGFQAIVGG from the coding sequence ATGAACGAGATCACTGTCACCTTGAACGGCCAGACGCATCAGCTGCCGGCCGAGAGCTGCCTGGCCGAGTTGCTGCAAAAGGCCGGCGTCGATGCACAGGCCCTGGCCACCGCCGTCAATGGCGAATTCGTGCCGCGTGCCCAGCGCACCGAGCGGCGCTTGCAGGCCGGCGACACCGTGCTGGGTTTTCAAGCGATTGTGGGAGGTTGA
- the speB gene encoding agmatinase, with product MTDFAFLSGSTFLKVGTPATTPRPFGLAGVAWDGATTNRPGARFGPAAIRTASHMLCDGIHPLFDCSPVGQLDDLGDLALPNTGLTKMRAALARQLSALLAARHMVWLGGDHSITLPILRAQRERLGQSLAVIHFDAHCDTWSDHFGEPSGHGTWVSEAMQEGLVVDACFTQIGIRSAGERAARDYVRERGGVIHTARDLRGLESSAQLAGITQGIRERLTRHGNPPVYLSLDIDCLDPAFAPGTGTPEPGGLSTAQVLTLIEDLADLDFVGMDCVEVAPAYDHAELTSNAAAHFVWTYLAGRLAHGRTAGR from the coding sequence ATGACAGACTTCGCCTTCCTCAGCGGCAGCACCTTTTTGAAGGTCGGCACGCCGGCCACGACTCCCCGCCCCTTCGGCCTGGCCGGCGTGGCCTGGGATGGCGCCACCACCAACCGCCCAGGGGCCCGCTTCGGCCCCGCGGCCATACGCACGGCCAGCCATATGCTGTGCGACGGCATCCACCCGCTGTTCGATTGCAGCCCGGTGGGCCAGCTCGACGACCTCGGCGACCTGGCCCTGCCCAACACCGGCCTGACCAAGATGCGGGCCGCCCTGGCGCGCCAGCTGAGCGCCCTGCTGGCGGCCCGCCACATGGTCTGGCTGGGCGGCGACCATTCGATCACCCTGCCGATTCTGCGGGCCCAGCGCGAGCGCTTGGGGCAGTCGTTGGCGGTGATCCACTTCGACGCCCACTGCGACACCTGGAGCGACCACTTCGGCGAGCCCAGCGGCCATGGCACCTGGGTCTCCGAGGCAATGCAGGAAGGCCTGGTGGTCGACGCCTGCTTCACGCAGATCGGCATACGCTCGGCCGGCGAACGCGCGGCACGCGACTATGTGCGCGAGCGCGGCGGCGTGATACACACGGCCCGCGATCTGCGTGGCCTGGAAAGCAGCGCCCAGCTGGCCGGTATCACCCAGGGCATACGCGAGCGGCTGACCCGCCACGGCAATCCGCCCGTCTATCTGAGCCTGGACATCGACTGCCTCGACCCTGCCTTTGCCCCCGGCACCGGCACGCCCGAGCCCGGCGGCCTGAGCACGGCCCAGGTGCTGACCCTGATCGAAGACCTGGCCGATCTCGACTTCGTCGGCATGGACTGCGTCGAGGTCGCCCCCGCCTACGACCATGCCGAGCTGACCTCCAACGCCGCGGCGCACTTCGTCTGGACCTATCTCGCCGGCCGCCTTGCCCATGGCAGGACGGCCGGCCGCTGA
- a CDS encoding protocatechuate 3,4-dioxygenase (extradiol catechol dioxygenase that catalyzes the oxidative cleavage of substituted catechols; part of the bacterial aromatic compound degradation pathway) has translation MAEIVLGMALSHTPQLHTPAEQWAIRLEADMRNKAHHFRGQTMDWEQLLALRAPEQLGRFLNVEEKQRRLRQGNAAVERLAQIYREVKPDVAVIVGNDQHELFVEDVMPAMTIYWGDSIVNPPARADQAARMPAGIHLAERGHAPPEALTHPCHPELGLHLIQHSIRDGFDVAASKWLREADQKISFSTGAPHAYGFVYRNIMGDAVIPHVPVILNTFYPPNQPTARRCFEFGRSLGRALRDWKSDARVAVFGSGGLSHFVIDEDFDKRFLDAIVRDDFETLCSIPEALFQAGTSECKNWITTAGILAGGGLKAQLIDQVACYRSEGGTGTGTGFVAWR, from the coding sequence ATGGCTGAAATCGTTCTGGGCATGGCCCTGTCCCACACCCCCCAGCTGCATACGCCCGCCGAGCAGTGGGCGATACGCCTGGAGGCGGACATGCGCAACAAGGCCCATCACTTTCGCGGTCAGACCATGGACTGGGAGCAGTTGCTGGCTCTGCGCGCGCCCGAGCAACTGGGCCGCTTTCTGAACGTGGAGGAGAAGCAGCGCCGGCTGCGCCAGGGCAATGCCGCGGTCGAGCGGTTGGCGCAGATCTACCGCGAGGTAAAACCCGATGTGGCGGTGATCGTCGGCAATGACCAGCACGAGCTCTTCGTCGAAGACGTGATGCCGGCGATGACCATTTACTGGGGCGACAGCATCGTCAACCCGCCGGCCCGCGCCGACCAGGCCGCGCGCATGCCTGCGGGCATCCATCTGGCCGAGCGCGGCCATGCGCCGCCCGAGGCGCTGACCCACCCCTGCCACCCCGAGCTGGGCCTGCACCTGATACAGCACAGCATCCGTGATGGCTTCGATGTGGCGGCCTCGAAGTGGCTGCGCGAGGCCGACCAGAAGATCAGCTTCTCGACCGGTGCGCCCCATGCCTATGGCTTCGTCTATCGCAACATCATGGGCGACGCGGTGATCCCGCACGTGCCAGTGATCTTGAACACCTTCTACCCGCCGAATCAGCCGACCGCTCGTCGCTGCTTCGAGTTCGGCCGCAGCCTGGGCCGAGCCTTGCGCGACTGGAAGTCGGATGCGCGCGTGGCCGTGTTCGGCTCCGGCGGTCTGAGTCATTTCGTCATCGACGAGGACTTCGACAAGCGCTTTCTGGACGCCATCGTCCGCGATGACTTCGAGACGCTGTGCAGCATCCCCGAGGCGCTGTTCCAGGCCGGCACCTCGGAGTGCAAGAACTGGATCACCACCGCCGGCATCCTGGCCGGCGGCGGCTTGAAGGCCCAGCTGATCGATCAGGTGGCCTGCTACCGCTCGGAGGGCGGCACCGGCACTGGCACCGGCTTCGTTGCCTGGCGTTGA
- a CDS encoding amidohydrolase yields the protein MPVAPKQCFLSLVSVSALTLLVSCGGQDPAPPPPPADVVLKNGYVYTVDATQSVAQAVAVREGRIVYVGQDTGVQAYVGSQTRVIDLGGRMLMPGLVDGHIHPLQGGAETLKCSLEYLPLTVAQLRSRLQACLDASKDKEPGGWLEVVSWDRQAMSTGDRDPVRADLDSLVTKRPIIITSIDHHTRLLNSAGLAAASITAATPSPSGGAIIKDASGQPTGILEDGAGAMADAALPQPSDADRAQHARIALDLLRRQGVTSFMDALSDEDEVKAFATLARSGELSARPQFAMAIRADAAVQSAQTVAAIKAVADRYTQPAAGAAPVVSVRHVKLFMDGVLQAPAQTAGLLAPYRVNSGDDAHPQWVEGPSKGPLYVGQDVLNNVVVEAVKAGFDPHVHAIGDAAVRRTLDAFAFARQQLPGNKFRPAIAHAELVDPADYPRFKQLDTVPVMSFQWAQQAPYSVEAVKDQLGPERYARMEPEGSLFQAGATIAYGSDWPVDPMAYFYNLSVGVLRRGQPTHWASFGPAYAGRLNDDALLSRAAAVRAITMNAAYQLRLDTELGSIEGGKLADLVVLDRNFMTVPDDQLAFTAVNLTMVGGRIVWADGPFSALAPAAAALKAPRSAQATRRAAHTH from the coding sequence ATGCCTGTCGCGCCGAAGCAGTGTTTCCTCTCCCTCGTCAGCGTATCCGCGCTGACCCTGCTGGTTTCCTGCGGCGGGCAAGACCCGGCCCCGCCGCCTCCACCGGCCGATGTGGTGCTGAAGAACGGCTACGTCTACACGGTGGATGCCACGCAAAGCGTGGCGCAGGCGGTGGCGGTACGCGAGGGGCGCATCGTCTATGTCGGCCAGGACACTGGCGTGCAAGCCTATGTCGGCAGCCAGACCCGCGTCATCGACCTGGGCGGCCGCATGCTGATGCCGGGCCTGGTCGATGGCCATATCCATCCGCTACAAGGCGGGGCCGAGACGCTCAAGTGCAGCCTCGAGTACCTGCCGCTGACAGTGGCGCAGTTGCGCAGCAGGCTGCAGGCCTGCCTCGACGCCAGCAAGGACAAGGAGCCCGGCGGCTGGCTCGAGGTGGTCAGTTGGGACCGCCAGGCCATGAGCACGGGCGATCGCGATCCGGTGCGTGCCGACCTCGACAGCCTGGTCACCAAGCGCCCCATCATCATCACTTCGATCGACCACCACACGCGGCTGCTCAATTCGGCCGGCCTGGCGGCGGCAAGCATCACGGCGGCCACGCCCAGCCCGTCTGGCGGCGCCATCATCAAGGACGCGTCAGGCCAGCCTACCGGCATCCTCGAGGACGGGGCCGGCGCCATGGCCGATGCCGCCCTGCCGCAACCCAGCGATGCCGACCGCGCCCAGCACGCGCGCATCGCGCTGGACCTGCTGCGGCGCCAGGGCGTGACCAGCTTCATGGACGCACTCAGCGACGAGGACGAGGTCAAGGCCTTTGCCACGCTGGCACGCAGCGGCGAGTTGAGCGCACGGCCGCAGTTCGCCATGGCGATCCGCGCGGACGCCGCCGTGCAGTCGGCGCAGACCGTGGCGGCCATCAAGGCCGTCGCCGACCGCTACACGCAGCCGGCTGCCGGCGCCGCGCCGGTGGTCTCGGTGCGCCATGTCAAGCTCTTCATGGATGGCGTGCTGCAGGCACCGGCCCAGACCGCAGGCCTGCTGGCGCCCTATCGCGTGAATTCCGGCGACGATGCCCATCCGCAGTGGGTGGAGGGCCCCAGCAAAGGCCCGTTGTACGTTGGTCAGGACGTTCTCAACAATGTCGTCGTCGAGGCGGTCAAGGCCGGCTTCGACCCCCACGTGCATGCGATCGGCGATGCCGCCGTGCGCCGCACGCTGGACGCCTTCGCCTTCGCCCGCCAGCAGTTGCCAGGCAACAAGTTCCGCCCGGCCATTGCCCATGCCGAGCTGGTCGATCCGGCCGACTATCCGCGCTTCAAGCAGCTCGACACCGTGCCGGTGATGTCCTTCCAATGGGCGCAGCAGGCGCCCTACTCCGTCGAAGCGGTGAAGGACCAGCTCGGCCCCGAACGCTATGCCCGCATGGAGCCCGAGGGCAGCCTGTTCCAGGCCGGCGCAACGATTGCCTACGGCAGCGACTGGCCGGTTGACCCGATGGCCTATTTCTACAACCTCAGCGTGGGCGTCCTGCGCCGTGGCCAGCCGACCCACTGGGCCAGCTTCGGCCCCGCCTATGCCGGGCGGCTCAACGACGATGCGCTGCTGTCACGTGCCGCGGCGGTGCGGGCTATCACGATGAACGCGGCCTACCAGCTGCGGCTGGACACCGAGCTGGGTTCGATCGAGGGCGGCAAGCTGGCCGATCTGGTCGTACTGGACCGCAACTTCATGACCGTGCCCGATGACCAGCTGGCCTTCACGGCCGTGAACCTGACCATGGTCGGCGGACGCATCGTCTGGGCCGACGGGCCGTTCAGTGCCCTGGCACCCGCCGCCGCGGCGCTGAAGGCTCCGCGCTCGGCCCAGGCAACACGCCGGGCAGCGCACACTCACTGA
- the thiD gene encoding bifunctional hydroxymethylpyrimidine kinase/phosphomethylpyrimidine kinase has product MTTKPIVWTIAGSDSGGGAGLQADLKAFDAFDVHGCSAVSAITAQNSLTVQQIQAVAPELLDAQLQALSEDLPPAAIKCGMLGSAANARVVARWVRRLRERAPVALVLDPVWRASTGADLSGAELREVYRSELLPLADVITPNRAEAVWLLGAVAADGQAAAALQVLGAKMVLITGGDAGGELSNDWLQSPQAQGWLSLPRIATPHHHGTGCVFAASLAAALAHGFCAADAAVLAKMATAEALRQGYAAGAGAGPVRPQAGFALRRENLPSLWSDAAAGLRFAALSEPDMGLYAIADSAAWIVRLLAAGVRTLQLRIKDAATPDLRQQLARSIAAAKAAGAQLFINDHWALALELGAYGVHLGQEDLATADLQALADAGLRLGVSTHSLWEVARARALNPSYIACGPIHATQTKDMPWRPQGDGNLAYWCALLAEPVVAIAGMDVERAGMASQCGARGVAVLSGITQAAEPEVAVAGYQQALHDGALRPRPVLPSWPRPTI; this is encoded by the coding sequence ATGACTACCAAACCCATCGTCTGGACGATTGCCGGCTCCGACAGCGGCGGCGGCGCCGGCCTGCAGGCCGATCTGAAGGCCTTTGACGCTTTCGACGTCCATGGTTGCAGCGCCGTCAGTGCGATCACGGCGCAGAACTCCTTAACCGTGCAGCAGATTCAGGCGGTCGCGCCCGAGCTGCTCGACGCCCAGTTGCAGGCACTGAGCGAGGACCTGCCGCCTGCCGCGATCAAGTGCGGCATGCTGGGCAGTGCTGCCAATGCGCGCGTCGTGGCGCGCTGGGTGCGCCGTCTGCGCGAGCGGGCGCCGGTGGCCCTGGTGCTCGACCCGGTCTGGCGCGCCAGCACCGGGGCTGACCTCAGCGGAGCCGAATTGCGCGAGGTCTATCGCAGCGAGCTGCTGCCGCTGGCCGATGTGATCACACCGAACCGGGCCGAGGCTGTCTGGCTCCTGGGCGCAGTGGCAGCGGATGGCCAGGCGGCGGCCGCGTTGCAGGTGCTGGGCGCCAAAATGGTGCTGATCACCGGCGGCGACGCGGGCGGCGAGCTCTCGAATGACTGGCTGCAAAGCCCGCAGGCCCAGGGCTGGCTGAGCCTGCCGCGCATAGCCACACCTCACCACCACGGCACCGGCTGCGTGTTCGCGGCTTCGCTGGCGGCCGCGCTGGCCCACGGCTTCTGCGCCGCCGATGCCGCCGTGCTCGCCAAGATGGCCACCGCCGAGGCCTTGCGCCAGGGCTATGCGGCCGGCGCCGGTGCCGGCCCGGTGCGTCCGCAGGCCGGCTTCGCCTTGCGACGCGAGAACCTGCCCTCGCTGTGGTCAGACGCTGCCGCCGGCCTGCGCTTTGCCGCGCTGAGCGAACCCGACATGGGCCTGTACGCCATCGCCGACAGCGCCGCCTGGATAGTGCGTCTGCTCGCCGCTGGTGTGCGCACGCTGCAGTTGCGCATCAAGGACGCCGCCACGCCCGATCTGCGCCAGCAGCTCGCCCGCAGCATTGCCGCTGCAAAGGCTGCAGGTGCCCAGCTGTTCATCAACGACCACTGGGCCCTGGCCCTGGAACTCGGCGCCTATGGCGTGCACCTCGGCCAGGAGGATCTCGCCACCGCCGATCTGCAGGCACTCGCCGACGCCGGCCTGCGCCTGGGCGTCAGCACCCACAGCCTGTGGGAAGTGGCCCGCGCCCGCGCCCTGAACCCCAGCTATATCGCCTGCGGCCCCATCCATGCCACCCAGACCAAGGACATGCCCTGGCGCCCCCAGGGCGATGGCAATCTGGCCTATTGGTGCGCGCTGCTGGCCGAGCCGGTGGTGGCGATCGCCGGCATGGACGTCGAGCGCGCCGGCATGGCGTCGCAATGTGGCGCTCGCGGCGTGGCGGTGCTCAGCGGCATCACGCAGGCGGCCGAGCCCGAGGTGGCGGTAGCGGGCTACCAACAGGCGCTGCACGATGGCGCCCTGCGGCCCCGGCCGGTCTTGCCATCCTGGCCCCGCCCGACGATTTGA
- a CDS encoding FAD-dependent oxidoreductase, which produces MPSLRIGLAGAGLMGRLLAWRLTLAGHRVTVFDPATGPEPAAGETRAAGWTAAGMLSPVAELECANAAVAALGQRSLTLWPQWLAQCRQPVFFAQRGSLLLAHPSDRGVAQRLLGLLQSRSPGVTIEALDSAQRQALEPGLQRQLLAWLLPGEGQIHSVQAMQALFSAAIEAGVQWQWGQTVDALEPGRLRTEGEWQGFDCVIDARGLGARPELPVRGVRGELLWLHAPGVPLHRPLRLLHARHRVYLVPRPGDLIVVGASEIESEDRSAISLRSTVELLAAAHSVIPELAEARVVHSDTNLRPALPDNLPLLHTERGLVRINGLFRHGWLIAPALAEQARAQLELLSE; this is translated from the coding sequence ATGCCTTCGCTGCGGATAGGCCTGGCCGGCGCCGGGCTGATGGGGCGTCTGCTGGCCTGGCGGCTGACCCTGGCCGGCCATCGTGTCACGGTGTTCGATCCAGCCACCGGCCCCGAGCCTGCTGCCGGAGAGACCCGCGCCGCCGGCTGGACGGCCGCCGGCATGCTGAGCCCGGTGGCCGAGCTGGAGTGCGCCAATGCCGCGGTGGCGGCGTTGGGCCAGCGCTCTCTGACGCTGTGGCCGCAGTGGCTGGCGCAGTGCCGGCAGCCGGTGTTCTTTGCCCAACGCGGCAGCCTGCTGCTGGCCCATCCCAGCGATCGCGGCGTCGCCCAGCGCCTGCTGGGCCTGCTGCAGTCCCGCTCGCCCGGTGTGACCATCGAGGCGCTGGATTCTGCTCAGCGCCAGGCATTGGAGCCTGGGCTGCAGCGCCAGCTGCTGGCCTGGCTGCTGCCCGGCGAGGGCCAGATCCACAGTGTGCAGGCGATGCAGGCCTTGTTCTCTGCAGCAATCGAGGCGGGTGTGCAGTGGCAGTGGGGGCAGACGGTTGATGCGCTCGAGCCCGGGCGCTTGCGCACCGAAGGCGAATGGCAAGGTTTCGACTGCGTGATCGATGCACGCGGCCTCGGCGCCCGGCCTGAACTGCCGGTGCGCGGCGTGCGCGGCGAGCTGCTGTGGCTGCATGCGCCCGGCGTGCCGCTGCACCGGCCGCTGCGCCTGCTGCATGCGCGGCACCGCGTCTATCTGGTGCCGCGGCCCGGCGATCTGATCGTCGTCGGTGCCAGCGAGATCGAGAGCGAAGACCGTTCGGCCATCAGCCTGCGCAGCACCGTCGAACTGCTGGCCGCCGCGCACAGCGTGATCCCCGAGCTGGCCGAGGCGCGGGTGGTGCACAGCGACACCAATCTCCGCCCGGCCCTGCCCGACAACCTGCCGCTGCTGCATACCGAGCGGGGCCTCGTTCGCATCAACGGCCTGTTCCGCCACGGCTGGCTGATCGCACCGGCGCTGGCCGAGCAGGCGCGGGCCCAACTGGAGCTTCTATCCGAATGA
- a CDS encoding thiazole synthase, translating into MSWTIADVALTSRFFLGSAGYPSPEILHAAIKASGTEVVTVGLRRQIGADNGFIPALLDTGVRLLPNTAGCRSAREAVTLAQMARELLGTHWIKLEVVGDEHTLQPDPFELLLATEQLVKEGFEVFPYCTDDLVSCQRLLDAGCRILMPWGAPIGSGQGLLNPWALRTLRARLPGATLVVDAGIGAPSHAALAMELGFDAVLLNSAVAQAADPVGMAAGFASAITGGRAGFEAGLLVPQDMAVASTPVTARPFTL; encoded by the coding sequence ATGAGCTGGACGATTGCCGATGTGGCGCTGACAAGCCGCTTCTTCCTGGGCAGCGCGGGCTATCCCTCGCCCGAGATCCTGCATGCCGCGATCAAGGCCTCGGGCACCGAGGTGGTGACCGTGGGGCTTCGCCGTCAGATAGGTGCGGACAACGGCTTCATTCCGGCATTGCTTGATACCGGCGTGCGGCTGCTGCCCAACACGGCCGGCTGCCGCAGCGCCCGCGAGGCCGTCACCTTGGCGCAGATGGCGCGCGAGCTGCTGGGCACACACTGGATCAAGCTGGAAGTCGTCGGCGACGAGCACACGCTGCAGCCCGATCCGTTCGAGCTCTTGCTGGCCACCGAGCAACTGGTGAAGGAGGGCTTCGAGGTTTTTCCCTACTGCACCGACGATCTGGTGAGCTGCCAGCGCCTGCTCGATGCCGGCTGCCGCATCCTGATGCCCTGGGGCGCGCCCATAGGCTCGGGCCAGGGCCTGCTCAATCCCTGGGCGCTGCGCACCCTGCGCGCCCGCCTGCCCGGGGCCACGCTGGTGGTCGATGCCGGCATCGGTGCACCTTCCCATGCGGCCCTGGCGATGGAGCTGGGCTTCGACGCCGTGCTGCTGAACTCGGCCGTGGCTCAGGCTGCCGACCCGGTGGGCATGGCGGCGGGCTTTGCGTCAGCCATTACCGGCGGCCGTGCCGGCTTCGAGGCCGGCCTGCTGGTGCCGCAGGACATGGCCGTCGCCAGCACCCCCGTTACCGCGAGGCCCTTCACGCTATGA